Proteins co-encoded in one Quercus robur chromosome 8, dhQueRobu3.1, whole genome shotgun sequence genomic window:
- the LOC126694198 gene encoding heavy metal-associated isoprenylated plant protein 47-like, protein MKQKIVIKVQMTNDKCRTKAMKIAAKTRGVISVALEGSDKDQLPVIGEDVDSAKLTCLLGKKLCYASILSVEEMKPEENEVEELDDKNQESLNCTITPSYPPFPRFYEVVAYDPSPSSCFIM, encoded by the exons ATGAAG CAAAAAATTGTTATCAAGGTGCAAATGACTAACGACAAATGCAGAACCAAGGCCATGAAGATTGCCGCAAAAACACGTG GTGTGATATCGGTGGCATTAGAAGGGTCGGACAAAGATCAGTTGCCAGTGATTGGTGAAGATGTTGACTCAGCCAAGTTGACCTGCTTGTTAGGGAAGAAGCTTTGCTATGCATCCATATTGAGCGTGGAGGAAATGAAGCCCGAAGAGAATGAAGTTGAAGAATTGGATGATAAGAACCAAGAGAGTCTGAATTGTACCATTACACCAAGTTATCCACCATTTCCCAGGTTCTATGAAGTGGTAGCCTATGATCCGAGTCCAAGTTCCTGCTTCATCATGTGA
- the LOC126694196 gene encoding heavy metal-associated isoprenylated plant protein 47-like, producing MKQKIVIKVQMACDKCRAKAMKIAAIADGVISVAVEGADKDQLVVIGEGVDSAYLTCSLRKKLCYATLLGVEEVKEKEKEPEPVKPKPEEEKKPSTSSTCSTGCIQLPVCPQYPPYPTFYEVAVYDPSPSYCYIM from the exons ATGAAG CAAAAAATAGTTATCAAGGTGCAAATGGCCTGTGACAAATGCAGAGCCAAGGCCATGAAGATTGCAGCAATAGCAGATG GTGTGATCTCAGTTGCTGTAGAAGGAGCAGATAAAGATCAATTGGTGGTGATTGGTGAAGGTGTTGACTCGGCTTACCTGACCTGCTCGTTAAGGAAGAAGCTTTGCTATGCCACCTTATTAGGTGTGGAAGAAGTGaaggaaaaggagaaagagCCAGAACCAGTGAAACCAAAACCAGAAGAGGAAAAGAAGCCAAGTACATCTTCAACTTGTTCTACTGGATGTATTCAGTTACCCGTGTGCCCTCAATATCCACCATATCCCACATTCTATGAGGTGGCAGTGTATGATCCGAGTCCAAGTTACTGCTACATCATGTGA
- the LOC126694194 gene encoding disease resistance RPP8-like protein 3, translating to MGKLRQLRKLGVKNLSKETMRALCASIATMNHLQSLDIASISVDEIIDLQSISTPPQCLQRLYIKGHLEKFPDWIPKLQHLVKLGIYWSKLNEDPMKALQNLPNLLELEISRQAYNGEQLHIKIGGFPKLKILNLQFFNALHSLMIDEGALPLLEKFVIGRSPQLKEVPCGILHLRNLKELRFIDMHKEFEESLDPELGSHYWIIEHVPIVYLLHKVRTGFYDLEARILRSKHLTGS from the coding sequence ATGGGAAAGTTGAGACAATTGAGGAAGCTTGGAGTGAAAAACCTGTCAAAGGAAACCATGAGGGCTTTATGTGCCTCTATTGCAACAATGAACCACCTTCAATCTCTTGATATAGCTTCAATAAGCGTAGATGAGATCATTGATTTACAATCCATTTCAACTCCACCTCAATGTCTTCAGCGCCTCTACATAAAGGGGCATTTAGAGAAGTTCCCAGATTGGATTCCTAAACTTCAACATCTAGTCAAATTAGGGATTTATTGGTCAAAGTTGAATGAGGACCCAATGAAAGCCCTTCAAAATCTACCCAATTTGTTGGAACTCGAAATCTCAAGACAGGCATACAATGGAGAGCAATTGCATATTAAGATAGGAGGGTttccaaaactcaaaattctAAATCTCCAATTCTTCAATGCATTGCATTCATTGATGATAGATGAGGGAGCATTGcctcttcttgaaaaatttgTGATTGGGCGTAGTCCGCAACTAAAAGAGGTGCCGTGCGGAATCCTACATCTGAGAAACCTCAAAGAACTGAGATTTATTGATATGCACAAGGAATTCGAAGAAAGTTTGGATCCCGAGCTAGGATCACATTATTGGATTATTGAGCATGTACCCATCGTTTATCTCTTACACAAGGTTCGCACAGGATTTTACGACCTTGAGGCCCGCATTCTTCGTTCCAAACATTTGACAGGGTCATAA
- the LOC126694094 gene encoding disease resistance protein RPM1-like, whose translation MAETAVSSLIDRLLHLLTQEAKLLAGIHGEVADIKDELESIQSFLKDADAKAAAEQDIDEGVKTWVKQVREVAFHIDVAIDQYLLQVAIHDPHPSGFRGTLQKTTHLLKTIIPRHKIAAKIQEIKASVQKINERSKRYGFQSTAQGSCCGARSISWNNDPRNDSLYLDDADVVGIESSIDELISWLVGGSPHRTVVSVVGMGGLGKTTLTKKVYDNQMLKGYFDYHAWISVSQSYKIEDLLRSIIKQFCEGRKELPLSGIDAMDEQLLVNKLRDYLPQKRYVVVFDDVWKIEFWDSIKNSLPNNHVGGRIIITTRNSEVANYCKKSSPVCVYKLQPLPRDKAWELFCKRAFQFDFEGHCPAILEKLSHDIVEKCGGLPLAIVAISGLLSTKEKTMFEWKNLHDSLGFEFGRNPHLSSVNKILSLSFEDLPYNLKSCFLYLGMYPEDYSINCIRLIRQWIAEGFVKEIEGKTLEEVAQEYLIELIHRSLVQVSEVKMDGKVRRCRLHDLLHEIVLQKMKDLSFCHVLLKQESSFEGLIQRMSVNKVSYNVLKGFKDKKIHSLLLFNLDELPKSFMSPFFSDFKFLKVIDFEEAPLDHIPKDVGSLFHLRYLSLRNTKVKMLPKSIGKLQNLETLDLKQTLVSELPIEINRLHKLRHLLAYYHDYGLDFSLASQKGGLI comes from the exons ATGGCAGAGACGGCAGTATCCTCTCTTATCGACAGGCTGCTTCACTTGCTGACCCAAGAAGCAAAACTGTTAGCAGGCATACATGGAGAAGTTGCTGACATCAAAGATGAACTGGAGAGCATTCAGTCCTTCCTCAAGGATGCAGATGCAAAGGCCGCAGCTGAACAAGACATTGACGAGGGCGTCAAAACGTGGGTGAAACAAGTAAGAGAAGTAGCTTTCCACATAGACGTTGCAATCGATCAATACTTGCTTCAGGTGGCAATACATGATCCTCATCCAAGTGGCTTCCGTGGTACCCTCCAGAAAACCACTCACTTACTCAAAACAATAATACCTCGCCACAAGATCGCAGCTAAGATTCAAGAGATCAAGGCATCAGTTCAGAAAATCAATGAGAGAAGTAAAAGATATGGCTTCCAATCCACTGCTCAAGGATCGTGTTGTGGTGCTCGGAGTATAAGTTGGAATAATGACCCTCGAAATGATTCCCTTTATCTTGACGATGCAGATGTTGTAGGAATTGAATCTTCTATAGATGAATTGATTAGCTGGTTGGTAGGAGGATCTCCTCATCGTACTGTGGTTTCGGTGGTGGGAATGGGGGGACTAGGTAAAACCACTCTTACCAAGAAAGTCTATGACAACCAAATGCTAAAAGGGTACTTTGACTACCATGCTTGGATCTCAGTTTCTCAGTCTTACAAAATAGAAGATTTGCTAAGGAGCATAATAAAGCAGTTTTGCGAGGGCAGAAAGGAGCTCCCTTTGTCGGGAATTGATGCAATGGATGAACAATTGTTGGTCAATAAATTGAGAGATTACTTACCGCAAAAAAGGTATGTGGTTGTATTCGATGATGTAtggaaaattgaattttgggatagcataaaaaattctttacctAATAATCATGTAGGTGGTAGAATTATTATCACAACACGTAATAGTGAGGTTGctaattattgtaaaaaatctTCACCTGTTTGTGTTTACAAGTTGCAACCACTACCTAGGGACAAGGCATGGGAGCTCTTTTGCAAAAGGGCTTTCCAATTTGATTTTGAAGGACATTGTCCTGCAATTTTAGAGAAATTGTCTCATGACATTGTTGAGAAGTGCGGAGGATTGCCACTTGCAATTGTTGCTATAAGTGGTCTTTtgtcaacaaaagaaaaaactatgtTTGAATGGAAAAACTTGCATGATAGCCTTGGCTTTGAGTTTGGAAGAAATCCACATCTTTCAAGTGTGAACAAAATTTTATCCCTAAGTTTTGAAGACTTGCCTTATAACCTAAAATCCTGTTTCTTATACCTTGGTATGTATCCAGAGGATTACTCCATTAATTGTATAAGATTGATTCGACAATGGATAGCTGAAGGCTTTGTGAAAGAAATTGAAGGTAAAACATTAGAAGAGGTTGCACAAGAATACTTGATAGAATTAATCCATAGAAGTTTGGTTCAAGTATCAGAGGTCAAAATGGATGGAAAAGTTAGACGATGTCGACTCCATGATCTTTTGCATGAGATTGTCCTCCAAAAGATGAAGGATTTGAGTTTTTGTCATGTACTATTGAAACAAGAGTCAAGCTTTGAAGGACTAATTCAACGTATGTCAGTAAACAAAGTTTCATATAATGTTCTCAAAGGatttaaggacaaaaaaattcattcactTTTATTGTTCAATCTTGATGAATTGCCGAAGTCTTTTATGAGTCCCTTTTTTTCAgatttcaagtttttgaaagTAATAGATTTTGAAGAGGCTCCATTGGATCACATTCCTAAAGATGTTGGAAGTTTATTTCACTTAAGGTATTTAAGTTTGAGAAATACCAAAGTAAAAATGCTTCCAAAATCCATAGGAAAGTTGCAAAATTTGGAGACTCTAGATCTAAAGCAAACCCTAGTGTCTGAATTACCAATAGAGATTAACAGGCTTCATAAGTTGCGACATCTTTTAGCCTACTATCATGATTATGGACTAGATTTCAGTTTGGCTTCTCAAAAAGGG GGGTTGATCTAG